TCTCGGGATCCTCACCGCCATCTCGGGTATCGTCTCTGAGGAATCGATAAAGAAAGCTATTCTTGCCCGAGTACCGAAAGGTACCGAAGAACTGAATATGAAGGCCTTTGATGAGGGGTCGAAGGCTGGTAAGGAACTTCTGTCCTGAACAGCCGGTGCTGAATGGACGGGGAAGAAGGAAAAAAAATAATCAACAGCCTGGAGCAGGTGTTCGGGACTTCAAGAGCATCTCCCGGCCAACCGGATACAGGAGGTAGATCGATGGCTTCAAAGATGACCAAGGAAGAACTTCTGGCCAAGGCGCAGCAACCTGCTGCCGACGCGATGAGACTGCACCCTTTCTACAAGGGCAAACTTGGCGTCATGCCCAAATGCTGCATACGCAACATCGATGATTTCGCGATCTGGTATACTCCAGGGGTCGCCAAGCCCTGTCTCGACATCAGGGATAATCCGGAGACAGTCTTCCAGCACACGAACAAGGGTAATATGATCGCGGTAATATCAGATGGGACAAGAGTACTCGGCCTCGGGGATATAGGGCCGGAAGCGGCGATACCGGTGATGGAAGGAAAAGCGATACTTTTCAAATATCTCGGCGGCGTCGATTGTGTCCAGATCTGTCTCGATACCAAGGATCCTGACGTCTTTATCGAAACAGCAAAACTTCTTCAGCCATCTTTCGGTGGTTTCAACCTTGAGGATATCGCGCAGCCCAAATGTTTCCGCATCCTTGATACGCTCAGGAAGGAATGCCGCATACCGGTGTGGCACGACGATCAGCAGGGAACCGCCGCGGTGACTGTGGCGGGCCTGATCAACGCGGTAAAGATCGTGGGCAAGGAGATGTCGGAAGTCAAGGTTGCGATGCTGGGCGCGGGAGCGGCCAACATCTGTATCGCGAAAATGATCATCCTGGCGGGAGTGACAGCGGAAAATATCACGATGGTCGACAGCAAGGGGATCATCCACAAGGGCAGGGAAAAAGAGTTGAGTACGATTTACAAGGAAAAATGGGAAATGGCCCAGATAACCAACGGCGATAACCTGACCGGGGATGCTCCGGAAGCGATAAAGAACGCCGATGTACTGATCGCCCTGTCAAAAGTCGGTCCGGATACGGTAAAACCTGAATGGATCAAATCGATGGCGGACGACTCTATAGTATTCGTTTGCGCCAATCCCATTCCCGAGATATATCCGTGGGATGCCAAGGAAGCGGGCGCCAGGATCGTGGCCACGGGCAGAAGCGATTTTCCGAACCAGGTCAACAATTCGCTTGGATTCCCCGGCATCTTCAGGGGCACTCTCGATGTGATGGCGAAGACGATCACTGATGAGATGTGTGTCGCCGCCGCCAGGGAACTGGCAAAAACAGCGGAAGATATAGGAATGCATGAAGATTTCCTTCTTCCCACGATGGATAACTGGGAAGTCTACCCGCGTGAAGCTGCCGCCGTCGGCAGGATGGCGATAGAACAGGGTATCGCCAGACTCGATTTCACTTATGAAGAATTGAAGGCAAAGGCGGAAAAGACGATAAAACACGCGAGAGAATCGTTTCAGAGCCTTCAGGATAATGGATTTATCGAAATGCCTTAACTGCCTGCGAGGCCGGTTTTCGATAGATAAGAGTCGAGGGGACTGTCCGGAAACGATTCCGGACAGTCCCTTTTATTTTCAGAAGCAGAGAATGAAGGAAGGATAAGGCGTGTCTAAAAAATTCGCAGCGGGGATTTATCTTGTTTTGCTGCTTGTCATTCCCGGTTGCCGTTCGGGAGAGCGTATATCTGCCGGGGCCGATTCCGGAGAGGAAGCAGGCCAAGTCATAACGCACCGGATAGCGGTCATTCTCGAACCATCCGAAAACTACATCAGAGTCGAAGACATGATAACTATCCCCGCTCAGGCAGCCGAACGCCCGGTCAGTTTCTTACTCGCCGAAGATATGGAGATAATATCACACGATCCACATGTGGAGATCACGGCCGCGGGCGGGAGGCAACGTCCGACAGACCCGGGTATGGACAGGGAATATGATAACGAAAATCCACCGATCATCCTGAATAGGTATAATCTCGACCATGTCGGGACAGGTACGCGGCGATATTCATTTAAACTTGAATATCATGGGAAGATATTCTACCCGGTAGAAGATTCGGCAGAAGAGTACGCGAGGTCTTTCGGCCAGTCTCCGGGAATAATCTCCGGGGAAGGAGTATATCTGGGAGGTTCTACCTGCTGGGTGCCATCTTTCGGTGATAAGATGGTCCGGTTCCACATGACTGTGGATCTTCCCGAAGGATGGGACGCGGTCAGCCAGGGTAAAAGGAGTATCCCGATTCAGCCGCATGGGCGCAGAATCGTCGAATGGGATTCCAACGAGCCGATGGAGGAAATATTTCTTGTCGCCGCGGAATTCACCGAGTACAGCTCATCGGGCGGACCGGTAGAATTCAACGCTTTTCTGAGAAGACCGGATGAAGCTCTTGCCTTCAGGTATATCGAGACTACCTCTCGATATCTTGAGATGTACGAGGCCCTGGTCGGACCATATCCGTTCGCAAAATTCGCCCTTGTGGAAAATTTCTGGGAGACGGGATACGGGATGCCTTCCTTCACTCTTCTAGGCGAGAAAGTCATAAGGTTCCCTTTCATCCTGCATTCATCCTATCCGCATGAACTTCTTCACAACTGGTGGGGGAACAGCGTCTATGTCGATTTCAGAAGTGGTAACTGGTGCGAGGGGCTTACCACGTATCTGGCTGATCACCTGATAAAGGAACAGAGGGGAGAAGGGGCGCAGTACAGGCAATCGGCGCTTGAGCGGTTCACCGCGCACGTAAACGGAGAAAACGATTTTCCACTCACCGAATTCCATTCACGCAGTGATGCCGCGACCGAGGCGGTGGGATATGGCAAATCGATGATGATATGGAATATGCTTAGGGACAAGGTAGGGGACAGGCTATTTGTGGAAGGATTAAAACGATTCTACGCGGAAAACAGATTCAGGAGAGCTTCCTTTACCGATATTCGAAAGTCGTTCGAAGAAGTGGCCGGGATCGGTCTGGAAGGATTCTTTTCGCAATGGGTAGAAAGAAAGGGCGCGCCGCAACTGGATCTTTCGCTGTGCGAAGCGGTGATTGAGGAAGGAAGGAACAAGATCCGTTTCGAGATCGAACAGGTTCAGGCCGAAGATCCTTTTGAACTCGATATTCCGGTCGCGATAGAGTTTGCTGATACCGTGGAGATCATAAAGGTCAGGATGAATGAGAGGAGAGAAGAATACAGGATAGAATTTGATCAAAGACCGCTGTCAGTCCATGTAGATCCATATTTCAACATCATGCGCAGGCTTCATCCAAACGAATCTCCTCCCTCGCTTTCTACGATATTCGGCGCCCGGGCCGTTCTTATAATCCTTCCTTCCGGCAGCGAAGGTGAGACGGGTGGGAAGTACAGAATACTGGCCGAGAAATGGGCGCGGGATCAGGCAAGGGATATAAAGATAGTCGACAGTGGTGAGACAGGCCCCTTGCCCTCTGACAGAGCCGTCTGGATCTTTGGAGAAGAAAACAGATACATGTCGATAATAGACGAAGGGATGAGACTCTACGGCAGCGAGATCACCGAAAACAAGGTCTCTTTCGGCCCGGAGGAGATAGAGAGAGAGGGCAACAGTTTTGCAGTTGCAGTGAGGCATCCCCTTGATCCCGGATCGGTCGCGGTATGGCTTTCTATCGGAGATGAGAAAGCTGTCGACGGGCTGTCGAGAAAGCTGCCCCATTATGGCAAATACAGCTATCTGGCTTTCAGTGGTTCAGAACCGGAAAATCAGGTCAAGGGCCGCTGGGGCGTCGTCGATTCTCCACTTTTTCAATTTACAGATGAAAACAGTCGGCAGGAACACCCCGTGAGGATCGAACCCGCGAAACGTGCTCCTCTCACTGAACTGCCTCCGTCCTTTTCGGAGCAGAGGATGATGGATGATCTGAACTGTCTCGCTGACGCCAGGATGGAGGGAAGAGGGCTCGGTACCAGGGGTATAGAGGCTGCCGCCAGGTATATAGCTGACAGTTTCAGCAGCGCCGGACTCGAACCTGGAGCGGATGATCATTCGTTCTATCAGCTATGGGAAGGCTCGACGGGGCCAGGGTCGGAGAAAGGAGAACTCAGGAACATCATAGGGGTCATTCCCGGAGTCGATGAAGAAAAATCAGGGGAAGCGGTATTGATCTGCGCTCATTACGACCACCTCGGAAAAGGATGGCCTGACTGCAGGAAAGGTAACGCCGGAAAGATACATTACGGGGCTGACGACAACGCCAGCGGAGTCGCTGTAATGCTTGAACTGGCGAGATATTTCAATCTCTACGCGAGACCTCCACGTACCCTTGTCTTTGCCGCTTTTACAGCTGAAGAGGATAAACTGCGCGGGTCAGGATATTTTGTGAAAAACTACAGGAGTTACCCTCCTGAAAAAATCATCGGAGTGATAAACCTCGATACAGTCGGAAGGCTGTTCGGGAAAAAAGTCAGGATACTGGACAGCTCGAGCGCCAGGGAATGGATGCATATATTCCTCGGAGCCGGGTACGTGACCGGAGCTGGTGTCGAAATCGTAAGGGAAAGACTTGATTCAAGCGATCAGGGATCGTTCATAGAGGCTGGAGTCCCCGCGGTGCAGCTTTTTTCAGGAGTCCATTCCGATTATCACACGCCGGAAGATACGCCGGACAGGATAGATCCCCGGGGGATGGTCAGTGTCGCGTCTCTTGCGAGAGAGGCGGTGGTCTTTCTCGCCGGCACAGATGAAAGATTGCATTTTACCGGTGACTCCGGGGGATCCGATCATGAAGGTGAAAGGAAAGCCGGGAGGAGAACAGCCAGTACAGGCAGTATGCCTGATTTCGCATTCTCCGGAAAGGGAGTCAGGATCGCCGCCGTGACAGCCGGTTCCGCGGCAGAGATAGCGGGGCTTAGAGAAGGTGATATAATCACAAGCGTCGCCGGTGTTGAAGTGAAAGGGGTGAAAGAATACTCCGATAAGCTGAAAAACCTTCAACCGGGAGACGCCGTCGAGTTTGTCGTTACCAGGGGAACGGAAAAGATCGTTGTAACGATAATTCTTCAGGAACGGTGATAATTTCCCCGAAAAGGAGTTTTTTACTCGACAAATCACAAAAAAAGATTATCCTACTGTATGCGTTTCCATGAAAAACAAGGGACGCAGGGAGAATAGATGTAAGAACTACTTACTAATCAAATAGTCTGGTGTTTTGTTCGTGTTTCGATGGTCTGGAGGATTTCAGTATGAGCAGGAAAACTGTCACAATCGACGGAAATGAAGCGACTACATATACGGCGCACAAGGTCAGCGAGGTCATCGCCATTTACCCGATCACTCCATCTTCCCCGATGGGAGAATTTTCCGACCAGTGGTCGTCGGAAGGGCAGAAGAATATCTGGGGGACAGTTCCGCAAGTAACTGAGATGCAGAGTGAGGGAGGTGCTTCCGGAGCGGTCCATGGAGCACTTCAGAGAGGGGCGTTGACGACGACTTTTACCGCATCGCAGGGACTTCTTCTCATGATCCCCAACATGTACAAGATAGCCGGCGAGTTGACTTCGACGGTCTTTCATGTCTCGGCGCGTACGCTGGCTACACACGCTCTTTCGATCTTCGGGGATCATAGCGACGTGATGGCTGCGAGGCAGACAGGGTTTGCGCTGGTATCTTCAAATTCGGTACAGGAGGCGATGGATCTCGCTCTGATATCCCAGGCCGCTACCCTTGAATCGCGCGTTCCCTTTTTGCATTTTTTCGATGGATTCCGCACCTCGCACGAAGTCCAGAAAGTGGAACTTCTCACTGAAGATGATATGAAAGCGATGATCGACGATGACCTGGTGAGAGCGCATCGCAAAAGAGCTCTTTCTCCCGATAATCCAATAATACGCGGAACGGCTCAGAACCCCGACACCTTCTTCCAGGCTCGTGAAACGATCAATAACTATTATACCGCCTGTCCAGGGATCGTCGAAAAGTGCATGAAAAAATTCGAAAAGATCGCCGGGCGCAGGTACGAGCTGTTTCAGTACCACGGAGCTCCCGATGCTGAAAAGGTAATAGTCATGATGGGATCGGGGGCAGATACCGCCCTTGAGACGGTGGATTATCTTCTCGCTAAAGGAGAAAAGATAGGGCTTCTTATGGTGCGACTGTACAGGCCATTCTCGGTGAGCCATTTCATCAATGCTCTTCCCGCGAGCGTGAAGACGATATGCGCTCTTGACAGGACAAAGGAACCGGGCAGTATCGGCGAACCCCTCTATGAGGATATAGTCACCGCCCTTCATGAAGATGGTGAACTCTCAGCCGGACATTTCAAAGAATTTCCTTCGGTGATCGGCGGGAGATATGGTCTTTCTTCGAAAGAATTCACTCCCGGGATGGTCATTGGAGTATTCGATAATATGGGTCTTGAAAAACCGAAGAACCATTTTACTGTCGGCATAAATGATGATGTGACCAACATGAGCATCGAATATGACAAGCATTTCGTCATTCAGCATCCCGGCCAGACAAGGGCGGTCTTCTTCGGCCTGGGCGCTGATGGAACTGTGGGGGCGAACAAGAACTCGATC
This genomic window from Candidatus Krumholzibacteriota bacterium contains:
- a CDS encoding NADP-dependent malic enzyme, producing the protein MASKMTKEELLAKAQQPAADAMRLHPFYKGKLGVMPKCCIRNIDDFAIWYTPGVAKPCLDIRDNPETVFQHTNKGNMIAVISDGTRVLGLGDIGPEAAIPVMEGKAILFKYLGGVDCVQICLDTKDPDVFIETAKLLQPSFGGFNLEDIAQPKCFRILDTLRKECRIPVWHDDQQGTAAVTVAGLINAVKIVGKEMSEVKVAMLGAGAANICIAKMIILAGVTAENITMVDSKGIIHKGREKELSTIYKEKWEMAQITNGDNLTGDAPEAIKNADVLIALSKVGPDTVKPEWIKSMADDSIVFVCANPIPEIYPWDAKEAGARIVATGRSDFPNQVNNSLGFPGIFRGTLDVMAKTITDEMCVAAARELAKTAEDIGMHEDFLLPTMDNWEVYPREAAAVGRMAIEQGIARLDFTYEELKAKAEKTIKHARESFQSLQDNGFIEMP
- a CDS encoding M20/M25/M40 family metallo-hydrolase, whose amino-acid sequence is MSKKFAAGIYLVLLLVIPGCRSGERISAGADSGEEAGQVITHRIAVILEPSENYIRVEDMITIPAQAAERPVSFLLAEDMEIISHDPHVEITAAGGRQRPTDPGMDREYDNENPPIILNRYNLDHVGTGTRRYSFKLEYHGKIFYPVEDSAEEYARSFGQSPGIISGEGVYLGGSTCWVPSFGDKMVRFHMTVDLPEGWDAVSQGKRSIPIQPHGRRIVEWDSNEPMEEIFLVAAEFTEYSSSGGPVEFNAFLRRPDEALAFRYIETTSRYLEMYEALVGPYPFAKFALVENFWETGYGMPSFTLLGEKVIRFPFILHSSYPHELLHNWWGNSVYVDFRSGNWCEGLTTYLADHLIKEQRGEGAQYRQSALERFTAHVNGENDFPLTEFHSRSDAATEAVGYGKSMMIWNMLRDKVGDRLFVEGLKRFYAENRFRRASFTDIRKSFEEVAGIGLEGFFSQWVERKGAPQLDLSLCEAVIEEGRNKIRFEIEQVQAEDPFELDIPVAIEFADTVEIIKVRMNERREEYRIEFDQRPLSVHVDPYFNIMRRLHPNESPPSLSTIFGARAVLIILPSGSEGETGGKYRILAEKWARDQARDIKIVDSGETGPLPSDRAVWIFGEENRYMSIIDEGMRLYGSEITENKVSFGPEEIEREGNSFAVAVRHPLDPGSVAVWLSIGDEKAVDGLSRKLPHYGKYSYLAFSGSEPENQVKGRWGVVDSPLFQFTDENSRQEHPVRIEPAKRAPLTELPPSFSEQRMMDDLNCLADARMEGRGLGTRGIEAAARYIADSFSSAGLEPGADDHSFYQLWEGSTGPGSEKGELRNIIGVIPGVDEEKSGEAVLICAHYDHLGKGWPDCRKGNAGKIHYGADDNASGVAVMLELARYFNLYARPPRTLVFAAFTAEEDKLRGSGYFVKNYRSYPPEKIIGVINLDTVGRLFGKKVRILDSSSAREWMHIFLGAGYVTGAGVEIVRERLDSSDQGSFIEAGVPAVQLFSGVHSDYHTPEDTPDRIDPRGMVSVASLAREAVVFLAGTDERLHFTGDSGGSDHEGERKAGRRTASTGSMPDFAFSGKGVRIAAVTAGSAAEIAGLREGDIITSVAGVEVKGVKEYSDKLKNLQPGDAVEFVVTRGTEKIVVTIILQER